One genomic region from Glaciimonas sp. PAMC28666 encodes:
- a CDS encoding ABC transporter ATP-binding protein, producing the protein MSQPKSESVPTKLADSGKPPALSITNLQAWYGESHILHNVNLSVNAGEVVTLLGRNGAGRTTTMRAIMGLTGTRKGSIKVNGVETIGLATHKIAHLGLGYCPEERGIFSSLSTEENLLLPPSVSKTDKGMSIAEIYEMFPNLEERKHSQGTRLSGGEQQMLAVARILRTGARLLLLDEISEGLAPVIVQTLARMILLLKEKGYTIIMVEQNFRFAAPLADRFYVMEHGQIVETFAASQLQEKMPVLNTLLGV; encoded by the coding sequence ATGTCGCAGCCAAAGTCTGAAAGTGTGCCGACGAAGTTGGCTGACTCGGGAAAGCCGCCGGCTCTCAGCATTACCAATTTACAAGCCTGGTACGGTGAATCGCATATCCTGCACAACGTAAATTTGTCCGTGAATGCGGGTGAAGTGGTGACGTTGCTGGGCCGCAATGGCGCAGGACGCACGACCACGATGCGCGCGATCATGGGGCTTACCGGAACGCGCAAGGGATCGATTAAGGTTAATGGCGTTGAAACGATTGGACTCGCTACCCATAAAATCGCGCATCTCGGATTGGGTTATTGCCCGGAAGAACGCGGTATATTTTCATCGCTTTCGACAGAAGAAAACCTTTTGTTACCGCCGTCTGTATCGAAGACTGACAAAGGAATGTCGATAGCCGAAATTTACGAGATGTTTCCTAATCTGGAAGAACGTAAACACAGCCAGGGGACACGCTTGTCGGGCGGTGAACAACAGATGTTGGCGGTTGCACGGATTTTGCGCACAGGCGCGCGCTTATTACTGCTTGATGAGATTTCGGAAGGCCTAGCGCCAGTGATTGTTCAGACCCTTGCACGTATGATTTTGCTGCTAAAAGAAAAGGGCTACACCATCATTATGGTGGAGCAGAATTTTCGATTTGCAGCACCGTTAGCCGATCGGTTTTACGTGATGGAACATGGACAGATAGTAGAGACTTTCGCAGCCTCTCAATTACAAGAAAAAATGCCGGTGTTGAACACATTATTAGGCGTATAG
- a CDS encoding ABC transporter ATP-binding protein, with translation MSDIILETKSLTKEFKGFTAVNNVNLQVERGHIHALIGPNGAGKTTCFNLLTKFLVPTSGQILFNNRDITSSAPAQIARQGIIRSFQISAVFPHLSVMENVRIGLQRSLGTSFHFWKSSTTLSQLRDRAMELLAEVDLTEFADTLTVDLPYGRKRALEIATTLSMNPELMLLDEPTQGMGHEDVDRVTALIKKVSVGRTILMVEHNMGVVSGICDKISVLQRGAILAEGDYKAVSTNPQVMEAYMGTEAGTEAGTEARPLEGAH, from the coding sequence ATGAGCGACATCATCTTAGAAACGAAAAGCCTGACGAAGGAATTTAAAGGCTTTACGGCGGTAAATAACGTTAATTTACAAGTTGAGCGTGGACATATCCATGCCCTGATCGGTCCTAATGGCGCGGGCAAGACGACCTGTTTTAACCTGCTAACCAAATTTTTGGTCCCGACTTCCGGGCAAATTTTATTCAATAATCGCGATATTACCTCTTCTGCACCGGCACAAATTGCGCGGCAAGGGATCATTCGTTCTTTTCAAATTTCGGCGGTTTTCCCCCATTTATCGGTGATGGAAAATGTTCGCATAGGCTTGCAGCGGTCCTTAGGTACTTCTTTTCACTTTTGGAAAAGCAGCACTACTCTCTCGCAGTTAAGAGATCGTGCAATGGAGCTCCTGGCAGAAGTCGACCTGACTGAATTTGCGGACACCCTGACGGTTGATCTTCCTTACGGACGCAAGCGAGCATTGGAGATTGCGACCACTTTAAGTATGAACCCAGAATTGATGCTGCTGGATGAACCGACGCAGGGAATGGGGCATGAAGACGTTGATCGTGTCACCGCGTTGATAAAAAAAGTGTCGGTAGGCAGAACCATCCTGATGGTGGAACACAACATGGGTGTAGTTTCCGGCATTTGCGACAAGATCAGCGTCTTGCAACGCGGCGCGATATTAGCAGAAGGAGACTACAAGGCGGTGTCGACTAACCCTCAGGTGATGGAAGCCTATATGGGAACAGAAGCGGGAACAGAAGCCGGAACAGAAGCTAGACCATTAGAAGGAGCGCATTGA
- a CDS encoding heme ABC transporter ATP-binding protein, whose translation MLLANQLTLCRGKQTILRDLTLHIQPGQLVALLGRNGAGKSTLLKALSGEFQAASEHTGTRLTGDITINNIALATLAPRTLALARAVLPQSVQFSFPFRGKEIVMLGRYPHGGGDTIANRKIVSEAMDLADATALAERDVTTLSGGELARVQFARVLAQLRPDHSHSIHPTPRYLLLDEPTAALDLAHQHSMLITLRRLATDWNIGVLAIMHDPNLAARYADQIAWLADGTLLAQDTPAITMTPETVKACLGIEVDVIKQFGKAPFATPRDSAIANTNKI comes from the coding sequence ATGCTACTCGCCAATCAATTAACGCTATGCAGGGGGAAACAAACCATCTTGCGTGACCTCACCTTGCATATTCAGCCCGGCCAGCTTGTCGCGCTATTAGGCCGCAATGGTGCGGGGAAAAGTACCTTGCTGAAAGCGCTGTCAGGGGAATTTCAGGCCGCCTCAGAGCACACTGGCACGCGACTCACAGGCGACATCACGATCAACAATATCGCACTCGCCACGCTGGCCCCGCGAACCTTAGCTTTAGCGCGCGCGGTGCTGCCGCAAAGTGTCCAATTCTCGTTTCCTTTTAGAGGCAAAGAAATCGTGATGCTCGGCCGTTATCCCCATGGCGGCGGGGACACTATAGCAAACCGAAAAATCGTATCAGAAGCCATGGACCTGGCTGACGCAACCGCGTTGGCTGAACGCGATGTCACCACTTTATCTGGCGGTGAACTGGCCAGAGTACAGTTTGCCCGTGTGCTGGCCCAATTACGGCCGGATCACTCTCACTCCATCCACCCAACGCCGCGCTATCTGTTGTTGGATGAGCCAACTGCGGCGCTGGATCTGGCCCATCAGCATTCAATGCTGATCACTTTGCGACGGCTCGCAACAGATTGGAATATCGGCGTTCTCGCGATCATGCACGACCCCAACCTGGCCGCACGCTACGCCGATCAAATCGCATGGTTAGCCGACGGCACCCTGCTGGCACAAGATACTCCAGCAATTACCATGACACCTGAGACAGTGAAAGCCTGTCTCGGGATTGAAGTGGATGTAATAAAACAGTTCGGAAAAGCGCCCTTTGCGACGCCCCGCGATAGCGCCATAGCAAATACAAACAAAATATAA
- a CDS encoding branched-chain amino acid ABC transporter permease → MNKKILYAVILIAALAAPFGIYPVFLMKVLCFALFACAFNLLIGFTGLLSFGHAAFFGGAGYVAGYALTKLGLPTEIGLILGTLAGALIGLVMGSLAIRRQGIYFTMITLALAQMAYFVCLQAPFTGGEDGLQGVPRGKLFGMISLDSDLTLYYVVLAIAVFGFALIVRTINSPFGQVLKAIKENEPRAISLGYDVNRYKLLAFVLSAGLTGLAGATKTLVLGFETLTDAHWTMSGLVILMTLVGGLGTLTGPIVGAVIIIVLENKLGDIGSWLATVTHVEWFNGLGESVTIVTGFIFIVCVLAFRRGIVGEIGALFKRRVT, encoded by the coding sequence ATGAATAAAAAGATTTTATACGCGGTAATATTGATCGCAGCGCTGGCTGCACCGTTCGGTATTTATCCCGTATTTCTAATGAAAGTATTGTGCTTTGCATTGTTTGCGTGCGCTTTCAATTTGTTGATCGGTTTTACCGGACTGCTCTCTTTCGGTCATGCGGCGTTCTTTGGCGGTGCCGGTTATGTTGCCGGTTATGCCTTAACCAAATTGGGCTTACCGACAGAGATAGGGCTCATTCTTGGAACGTTAGCAGGTGCGTTGATCGGGCTGGTGATGGGAAGCCTGGCGATCCGGCGACAAGGTATTTATTTCACGATGATTACCCTGGCGCTGGCGCAGATGGCGTATTTCGTCTGCCTGCAAGCGCCGTTCACCGGTGGTGAAGATGGCTTGCAGGGTGTCCCGCGCGGCAAGCTTTTCGGAATGATCAGTCTTGATAGCGACCTGACCTTGTATTACGTTGTCCTGGCGATTGCCGTCTTTGGATTTGCGTTGATTGTGCGGACGATAAATTCGCCATTCGGGCAGGTACTGAAAGCCATCAAGGAAAACGAGCCGCGCGCAATTTCGCTAGGATACGATGTCAACCGCTACAAATTGCTGGCGTTTGTTTTGTCGGCTGGCCTGACTGGTCTTGCGGGTGCGACCAAAACGCTGGTATTGGGCTTCGAGACGCTGACTGACGCGCATTGGACCATGTCTGGCCTTGTGATATTGATGACGCTGGTTGGTGGGCTTGGCACGCTGACAGGACCCATCGTTGGTGCCGTGATTATTATTGTTCTGGAAAATAAGCTGGGTGATATTGGTAGTTGGTTAGCGACCGTGACCCACGTGGAGTGGTTTAATGGTTTGGGTGAATCGGTGACGATCGTTACCGGCTTCATATTTATAGTGTGCGTGTTGGCGTTCCGGCGTGGCATTGTGGGTGAAATCGGCGCATTATTCAAACGACGCGTAACGTAG
- a CDS encoding iron ABC transporter permease, translating into MSSSLSYVDSGAIQPLVSSQSRHRLVLIGLVLLLCVTTLLCAALGAYRIDLLQIPRLLWSEADLNLNEMQARAVLVNIRLPRVFLAILVGCGFGAAGSSMQALFRNPLADPGLIGVSSGAALGAALVIVLGSAFWPAALQFSGMYAPMLAAFAGALLVATMVYKIAASRGRLALPLLLLAGIAINAVTGAGIGLLTYIASDNQLRTLTFWNLGSLAGAQWSLLTIAAPVVFLCMAVLGRHAAALNVMLLGEAEAQHLGVSVLVIKRTVLVASALCVGALVACTGTIGFIGLVAPHCIRLACGPDQRIVLPGAILFGAILTLVADCVARTIVAPAEMPLGILTALLGGPFFLALLWRRRGQLGL; encoded by the coding sequence ATGTCCTCATCCCTTTCTTATGTCGATAGCGGCGCTATACAACCGCTTGTATCGTCTCAATCGCGGCACCGACTGGTCCTGATCGGCTTGGTGCTGCTGCTATGTGTTACCACCCTTCTGTGCGCAGCGTTGGGTGCTTATCGCATCGATCTTTTACAGATTCCAAGGTTGCTCTGGTCTGAAGCTGATCTGAATCTCAATGAAATGCAAGCACGCGCAGTGCTTGTGAATATTCGCCTGCCGCGTGTCTTCCTTGCGATTTTAGTTGGTTGTGGCTTCGGTGCGGCGGGCAGTTCAATGCAGGCGTTATTTCGTAATCCGCTTGCCGACCCTGGCTTGATCGGCGTATCAAGCGGTGCGGCACTTGGTGCAGCGCTGGTCATCGTATTAGGCTCCGCATTCTGGCCGGCAGCGTTGCAATTTAGCGGTATGTACGCACCCATGCTGGCCGCTTTTGCGGGCGCATTACTGGTGGCCACGATGGTCTACAAAATTGCCGCCAGTCGCGGCCGCCTGGCCCTGCCGTTGCTGCTGTTGGCTGGCATCGCAATCAATGCGGTGACCGGGGCCGGAATCGGTCTGCTTACTTATATCGCCAGTGATAACCAACTGCGTACGCTCACCTTCTGGAATCTGGGGAGTCTGGCAGGAGCGCAATGGTCTCTCTTAACCATCGCCGCGCCGGTTGTTTTCCTGTGTATGGCTGTCTTAGGACGTCACGCCGCAGCACTTAACGTCATGCTGTTAGGCGAAGCAGAAGCCCAACATTTAGGCGTATCGGTTCTCGTCATAAAACGCACGGTATTAGTCGCCAGTGCGCTCTGCGTCGGTGCGCTGGTGGCCTGCACTGGCACCATCGGGTTCATTGGACTCGTCGCGCCGCACTGCATACGCCTTGCCTGCGGGCCGGATCAACGGATCGTTCTCCCCGGTGCCATTCTGTTCGGTGCCATCCTCACGCTAGTGGCCGATTGCGTAGCGCGCACTATCGTCGCTCCTGCAGAAATGCCGCTGGGAATTTTGACCGCACTATTGGGCGGCCCGTTCTTTCTGGCGCTACTGTGGCGACGGCGCGGCCAGCTAGGATTGTAA
- a CDS encoding branched-chain amino acid ABC transporter permease codes for MELFGIPLQALMSQLLLGLVNGSFYAMLSLGLAVIFGLLNVINFAHGALYMMGAFLAWIGLSYFNLNYWEMLFLAPLIVGVFGIIIEKTMLRWLYKLDHLYGLLLTFGITLMVEGIFRSFYGVSGQPYSVPDLLSGATDIGFMVLPNYRAWVVFASLVVCFATWFVIEKTKLGAYLRAGTENPKLVEAFGINVPLMVTLTYGFGGALAAFAGVLAAPVIQVSPLMGSNLIIVVFAVVVIGGMGSIMGSIVTGLALGVIEGLTRVFYPEASATVVFIVMAIVLMIRPAGLFGKEK; via the coding sequence ATGGAATTGTTCGGCATCCCTCTGCAAGCCCTGATGAGCCAGTTATTGCTAGGCTTGGTCAATGGTTCGTTTTATGCCATGTTATCGCTAGGCCTTGCGGTAATTTTTGGTTTACTTAATGTAATTAATTTTGCGCATGGTGCGCTGTATATGATGGGCGCGTTTCTGGCGTGGATCGGATTGTCGTATTTCAATCTGAATTATTGGGAAATGCTCTTTCTCGCGCCGTTGATTGTGGGCGTATTTGGCATCATCATCGAAAAAACCATGCTGCGCTGGCTGTACAAACTCGATCATCTTTACGGTTTGTTACTGACCTTTGGTATCACGCTAATGGTAGAGGGTATTTTCCGCTCATTTTATGGCGTTTCCGGGCAACCTTATTCGGTGCCGGATTTGTTGAGCGGGGCAACCGACATCGGTTTTATGGTCTTGCCGAATTATCGTGCGTGGGTTGTGTTTGCATCGCTGGTGGTCTGTTTTGCAACCTGGTTTGTCATCGAGAAAACCAAGCTTGGCGCTTATTTGCGTGCAGGTACTGAAAATCCCAAACTGGTGGAAGCTTTCGGTATCAATGTACCGTTGATGGTGACATTGACGTATGGTTTCGGCGGCGCATTAGCGGCCTTTGCCGGTGTGCTGGCGGCCCCGGTCATTCAGGTCTCTCCACTGATGGGTTCCAATCTGATTATCGTCGTGTTCGCGGTTGTGGTGATCGGGGGAATGGGTTCCATTATGGGCTCTATCGTCACGGGATTGGCGTTAGGAGTAATCGAAGGATTGACACGGGTCTTTTATCCCGAAGCCTCGGCCACCGTCGTTTTCATTGTGATGGCGATCGTGTTAATGATTCGGCCCGCCGGTTTGTTCGGTAAAGAAAAATAG
- a CDS encoding ABC transporter substrate-binding protein, producing the protein MKLKVISLAVFTTVACGLAGSAVAQISGDTVKIGFITDMSSVYSDIDGPGGAEAIRMAIADMGGAINGKKIELLVADHQNKADIASSKAREWFDQQGLDMLIGGTNSGTALAMAKIAAEKKKPFFEIGAGSTRLTNEECTPYTVHYAYDTYALANGTGSAVVKQGGKSWYFLTADYAFGNSLEKDTTAVVKASGGTVLGAVKHPLNASDFSSFLLQAQASKAQIIGLANAGGDMINSVKAANEFGITKTAKLAGLLVFINDIHSLTLKQTQGMYLTDSWYWDQNDESRAWAKRYFSKMKKEPSSLQAADYSAAMQYLTAVKASGTDDGEKVMTQLRKTKFNDMYTKAAYLRPDGRVVHDMTLYQVKTPAESKYPWDYLNKIQTIPAEKAFMSKADSKCAIWK; encoded by the coding sequence ATCAAATTGAAAGTAATATCCCTGGCAGTATTCACCACTGTAGCCTGTGGCCTCGCTGGATCGGCAGTCGCACAAATATCCGGGGATACCGTCAAGATCGGTTTTATCACCGATATGTCGAGCGTGTATTCGGACATTGATGGTCCTGGAGGCGCCGAAGCAATCAGAATGGCAATCGCTGATATGGGCGGAGCCATTAACGGGAAAAAAATTGAATTACTGGTGGCCGATCATCAAAATAAAGCGGATATAGCATCCAGCAAAGCACGTGAATGGTTTGATCAGCAAGGGTTGGATATGTTGATTGGCGGCACCAACTCGGGTACCGCATTAGCGATGGCTAAAATCGCGGCTGAAAAGAAGAAGCCGTTTTTTGAAATTGGTGCCGGAAGTACCCGTTTGACGAACGAAGAGTGCACGCCTTATACCGTGCATTACGCCTATGATACCTATGCGCTGGCGAATGGTACAGGTTCAGCGGTGGTTAAGCAGGGGGGTAAAAGCTGGTACTTTTTAACCGCCGATTATGCGTTTGGAAATTCGTTGGAAAAAGACACCACAGCGGTGGTGAAAGCTTCTGGCGGAACCGTGTTGGGTGCAGTAAAGCATCCTCTTAATGCTTCCGATTTTTCTTCGTTTTTGTTGCAGGCACAGGCATCCAAAGCGCAAATTATCGGCTTGGCGAATGCAGGTGGCGATATGATTAATTCGGTTAAAGCCGCCAATGAATTTGGGATCACCAAGACGGCGAAATTGGCAGGTTTGTTAGTGTTTATTAATGACATTCACTCGCTGACATTGAAGCAGACGCAAGGCATGTATTTGACTGATAGTTGGTATTGGGATCAGAACGATGAGTCACGGGCCTGGGCCAAGCGTTATTTCTCAAAAATGAAAAAAGAGCCATCGAGTTTGCAGGCAGCTGATTATTCAGCCGCCATGCAATATCTCACTGCGGTGAAAGCAAGCGGCACCGACGACGGCGAAAAAGTCATGACGCAATTGCGCAAGACCAAATTCAATGACATGTACACGAAAGCTGCTTACCTACGTCCTGATGGACGGGTGGTGCATGACATGACGCTGTATCAGGTTAAAACGCCAGCTGAGTCAAAATATCCATGGGATTACCTCAATAAAATTCAAACAATTCCAGCGGAAAAAGCTTTTATGTCCAAAGCCGATTCTAAATGCGCAATCTGGAAATAA
- a CDS encoding hemin ABC transporter substrate-binding protein has protein sequence MNSACSIGRRRVILGGISGISGINGINGLVGLGGLMRASAALIPLLAVPSHNADAQKSRPAAAASPLRVAVAGGAITEIVYALNAQAMLVGADTTSTYPPAAQLLAKIGYQRALSAEGVLSLHPDLLLTSAEAGPPVALAQIAAAGVKVIKLGDHHDIQVVRDRIRGTALALNLSARGVSLLQRFNSEWQVALETVKRHRQAGKTPPRVMFVLSHSGTQAMVAGRDTAADAMIRYAGATNALGGEDSAGGYRGYKPLTAESAAMASPDILIITSEGLEAIGGTSRLIETPGLALTPAARNRRVVGNMDSLFLLGFGPRMPEALIKLSAQLV, from the coding sequence ATGAATAGTGCTTGCAGCATAGGCCGCCGCCGCGTCATCCTGGGCGGCATCAGCGGCATCAGCGGCATCAACGGCATCAACGGCTTGGTCGGCCTGGGCGGATTAATGCGTGCCAGTGCCGCGCTGATTCCCCTTCTTGCCGTTCCTTCGCACAACGCCGATGCACAGAAAAGCCGCCCAGCCGCAGCCGCCAGTCCCCTCCGCGTTGCTGTCGCCGGCGGAGCAATTACGGAGATCGTTTATGCACTGAATGCGCAAGCTATGCTAGTTGGTGCCGATACTACCAGTACCTATCCACCTGCCGCGCAATTACTGGCAAAGATTGGCTATCAAAGAGCACTCTCTGCCGAAGGCGTCCTGTCGCTGCATCCGGATCTGCTGTTAACCTCAGCCGAGGCCGGACCGCCCGTGGCCCTGGCGCAAATTGCTGCCGCTGGCGTAAAAGTCATCAAACTGGGGGATCATCACGATATTCAGGTCGTCCGCGATCGCATTCGGGGAACCGCTCTTGCGCTCAATTTATCAGCTCGGGGCGTTAGCTTATTGCAGCGCTTTAACAGCGAATGGCAGGTGGCCCTGGAAACGGTCAAACGGCATCGGCAAGCCGGCAAGACACCGCCGCGCGTGATGTTCGTCCTTAGTCATAGCGGCACCCAGGCGATGGTAGCCGGACGCGATACGGCCGCCGACGCCATGATTCGCTACGCGGGTGCGACCAATGCACTCGGGGGCGAAGACAGCGCTGGCGGATACAGAGGCTACAAGCCGCTTACGGCCGAAAGTGCTGCCATGGCCTCACCCGATATATTAATCATCACCAGCGAGGGTTTAGAGGCTATTGGCGGCACTTCCAGGCTGATCGAGACACCAGGTCTGGCGCTGACCCCGGCAGCCAGGAACCGGCGTGTGGTCGGGAACATGGATTCGTTGTTTTTGCTTGGGTTCGGACCGCGCATGCCGGAAGCGTTAATCAAGCTCTCGGCACAGCTGGTCTGA